The following coding sequences lie in one Arachis stenosperma cultivar V10309 chromosome 5, arast.V10309.gnm1.PFL2, whole genome shotgun sequence genomic window:
- the LOC130981108 gene encoding pentatricopeptide repeat-containing protein At4g19191, mitochondrial-like, whose translation MKTNGIIVHYSNGSASSASLFRKPLYLWNLMIRDSTNNGFYTETLNIYTSMVSHTGGHGNTFTYPLLLKACANLGSMIHGTMIHGHILRLGFQDDLFVQTALVGMYAKCTYVECARHVFDGMAHRSVVSWNSMISAYSRGFFMDAAFSLLKDMWVLGFEPSSPTFVSILSGCSDSDSDSFSFWWQGMSIHCCLIKLGLVYSQVTLANALMGMYVHFSQMEEARKVFDLMDEKSIISWTTIMGGYVKVGHVAEAYNLFNQMQHQSTGIDFIVFLILISGCIQVGDLLLASSVQAFVLKCGCDNEESIENLLITMYAKCSNLASARRIFDLIIKKSIFSWTSMIAGYAHSDHPLEALHLFRRLVRTDFRPDGPTVATVISACADIGSISIAQEMEHYISLNGLEFDLQVQTSLIHLYSKFGSIKKAQEVFQKVADKDLTVWSSMINSYAIHGMGKEAIDLFRKMTTTEGIIPDAIVYTSVLLACSHAGLVEDGLKYFISMQKDFGITPKIEDCTCLVDLLGRVGRLDLALDTIQGMPLEAQVQAWAPLLSACRIHGNVELGEIAAVKLLELSPGSSGNYVLMANLYTSFGKWKEAHEMRKLIDGKGLVKECGWSQVEIGGRFHTFAAGNPSRVQLANIYKMLEDLNFTLQEGSCAGQADLSLSPRTDVISFSPNEETKEALKIVRDFTINNNDASVFLDAQHYCIMKTSLDYLSSLSANDGLSGAMRALISETSIVFCTL comes from the exons ATGAAAACAAATGGGATAATTGTCCATTATTCAAATGGCAGTGCGTCTTCTGCATCACTTTTCAGAAAGCCCCTTTACCTATGGAACTTGATGATTCGAGATTCTACCAATAACGGCTTCTATACTGAAACCTTAAACATATACACTTCAATGGTTTCACACACTGGTGGGCATGGGAACACCTTCACTTACCCTTTGCTCCTAAAGGCCTGTGCCAACCTGGGTTCCATGATTCATGGGACTATGATTCATGGCCATATTCTGAGACTTGGCTTCCAAGATGACTTATTTGTTCAAACTGCACTTGTTGGCATGTATGCTAAGTGCACTTATGTTGAGTGTGCACGCCACGTGTTTGATGGAATGGCGCACAGAAGCGTCGTGTCCTGGAACTCCATGATTTCGGCTTATTCTCGTGGGTTTTTTATGGATGCGGCATTCAGCCTCTTGAAAGATATGTGGGTTCTTGGCTTTGAGCCAAGTTCGCCCAcatttgtttcaattttgtcagGTTGTTCGGATTCAGATTCAGATTCCTTTAGCTTTTGGTGGCAAGGGATGTCGATACATTGTTGCTTGATCAAACTTGGACTTGTGTATTCTCAAGTTACTTTGGCCAATGCGTTAATGGGAATGTATGTTCACTTTAGCCAAATGGAGGAAGCGAGGAAGGTTTTTGATTTGATGGATGAAAAATCAATAATTTCTTGGACAACTATTATGGGAGGTTATGTGAAAGTTGGCCATGTTGCGGAAGCATATAATTTATTCAATCAAATGCAGCATCAAAGTACTGGCATAGATTTTATTGTATTTCTAATTCTTATATCTGGTTGTATACAAGTAGGAGATCTCTTATTAGCTTCATCCGTTCAagcttttgtacttaaatgtGGATGCGATAATGAGGAGTCCATTGAAAATTTGCTAATAACTATGTATGCAAAATGCAGTAACCTTGCATCTGCTAGAAGgatatttgatttgattatcAAAAAGAGTATTTTTTCATGGACATCAATGATTGCAGGATATGCCCATTCGGATCACCCATTGGAGGCATTGCATTTGTTTAGAAGGCTTGTACGGACAGATTTTAGACCAGATGGACCAACCGTTGCTACTGTTATATCAGCTTGTGCTGATATAGGATCAATTAGCATAGCACAAGAGATGGAACATTATATTTCTCTAAATGGATTGGAATTCGATCTACAAGTCCAAACATCTCTCATACACTTGTACTCCAAGTTTGGAAGCATCAAGAAAGCCCAAGAAGTATTTCAAAAAGTGGCAGATAAAGATTTAACTGTTTGGTCTTCCATGATAAATAGCTATGCTATTCATGGGATGGGGAAAGAAGCGATTGACCTATTTCGCAAAATGACAACTACAGAAGGAATAATTCCAGATGCTATTGTTTACACCAGTGTTTTGCTTGCTTGTAGCCATGCAGGGTTAGTAGAAGATGGATTGAAGTACTTCATAAGTATgcaaaaagattttggaataaCTCCTAAGATAGAAGATTGCACTTGCTTGGTAGATCTTCTTGGTCGAGTTGGCCGGCTTGACTTAGCATTAGATACGATTCAGGGGATGCCCTTGGAAGCACAAGTGCAAGCTTGGGCTCCCTTGCTCAGTGCTTGTAGGATCCATGGTAATGTTGAGCTTGGGGAGATTGCTGCTGTCAAGTTACTAGAGCTTAGTCCTGGAAGCTCTGGAAATTATGTATTGATGGCTAATTTGTACACCTCATTCGGCAAGTGGAAGGAGGCTCATGAAATGAGAAAATTGATAGATGGTAAAGGACTGGTTAAAGAATGTGGGTGGAGCCAGGTTGAGATCGGTGGTAGATTTCATACATTTGCAGCAGGTAATCCGTCACGTGTTCAGTTGGCCAATATCTATAAGATGCTAGAAGATCTAAATTTTACTCTTCAAGAAGGTAGCTGTGCAGGACAAGCT GATTTGTCTCTGTCTCCTAGAACAGATGTTATTTCATTTTCTCCAAATGAAGAGACCAAGGAAGCACTGAAAATAGTACGAGACTTCACCATCAATAATAATGATGCTTCAGTGTTCTTGGATGCTCAACATTACTGCATCATGAAAACCAGCTTAGATTATCTCTCCAGTTTGTCTGCTAATGATGGTTTATCAGGAGCAATGAGAGCATTGATATCTGAAACTTCAATTGTGTTTTGCACATTGTAG